A genomic stretch from Campylobacter lari subsp. concheus includes:
- the nifJ gene encoding pyruvate:ferredoxin (flavodoxin) oxidoreductase, with translation MSKIMKTMDGNEAAAYAAYAFTEVAGIYPITPSSPMADYTDIWASQGKKNLFGVPVKVVEMQSEAGAAGTVHGSLQAGALTTTYTASQGLLLKIPNMYKIAGQLLPGVIHVAARALASQALSIFGDHQDVYAARQTGFAMLCSHSVQESMDLAGVAHLAAIKGRVPFMHFFDGFRTSHEIQKIEVMDYAHFDRLLDREALMEFRNSCLNPENPKTRGTAQNDDIYFQTRELANKYYEAIPDIVNEYMQEISKITGREYKPFVYYGDKNATRIVVAMGSVTEALKEVVDHLNGKGEKVGVLKVHLYRPFSLKYLFDVMPQSVEKIAVLDRTKEPGSLGEPLYLDLKSAYYGKEKAPLIVGGRYGLSSKDVDPAQLLAVFENLNQANPKDSFTIGINDDVTFTSLPVGEKISLGDESTIECLFYGLGADGTVGANKNSIKIIGDKTDFYAQAYFAYDSKKSGGYTRSHLRFSKKPITSTYLVSTPHFVACSVAAYLEIYDVLAGIRKGGTFLLNSIWSAQETIKKIPNAVKRVLAQKEINFYIINATKLAREIGLGSRTNTIMQSAFFKLANIIPFEDAQKYMKELAYKSYSKKGDAIVEMNYKAIDVGADGLVKVDIDPSWANLADEVKEETIAYKGTEFVEKIAKPMNAAKGDDLPVSAFLGYEDGGFEHGTTEYEKRGVGVMVPRWIEANCIQCNQCASVCPHAVIRPFLIDEKELENAPAGVKEHSLNAKGVKEQKLNFKIQVSPLDCTGCELCVHECPTKEKSLVMVPLGEELDHGEQENADYLFKKVSYKDNILNRENAKGIQFAQPLFEFHGACPGCGETPYITLITRLFGERMIIANATGCSSIYGGSAPSTPYRKSNKNGHGPAWGNSLFEDNAEFGLGMKIATETTRHKIEQIMNESMQEVPNALSALYKEWIANKEDSKVSLELRDKLVPLLEENKQIKTVNDILELKSYLSKKSHWIFGGDGWAYDIGYGGLDHVLASGENVNILVLDTEVYSNTGGQSSKSSRTGSVAQFAAAGKPVQKKDLGQIAMTYGYIFVAQVNSNANYAQLLKAIIAAEAYDGPSLIIAYSPCIAHGIKGGLGNSGNQAELATKCGYWPTYIYDPRLEAEGKNPLTISSKEPDWDLYEGFLMNEVRYNSLKKSNPEQAKELFEKNKAEAQRRYRQLKRLASADFSNEN, from the coding sequence ATGAGTAAAATAATGAAAACAATGGATGGTAATGAAGCAGCAGCTTATGCAGCTTATGCATTTACAGAAGTTGCTGGAATTTATCCTATTACTCCAAGTTCACCAATGGCAGATTATACTGATATATGGGCCTCTCAAGGTAAAAAAAATCTTTTTGGAGTACCAGTTAAAGTTGTAGAAATGCAAAGTGAGGCAGGGGCAGCAGGGACAGTTCATGGTTCTTTACAAGCTGGTGCTTTAACTACTACTTATACTGCTTCTCAAGGACTTTTGCTAAAAATACCAAATATGTATAAAATTGCAGGTCAGCTTTTACCTGGGGTTATTCATGTGGCAGCTAGAGCTTTGGCTTCTCAAGCACTATCTATTTTTGGCGATCATCAAGATGTTTATGCAGCAAGACAAACAGGTTTTGCTATGCTTTGTTCACATTCTGTACAAGAAAGTATGGATTTAGCAGGTGTTGCGCACTTAGCAGCTATTAAAGGTAGAGTACCTTTTATGCATTTTTTTGATGGTTTTAGAACTTCTCATGAAATTCAAAAAATAGAAGTAATGGATTATGCACATTTTGATCGTTTGCTTGACCGTGAAGCTTTGATGGAATTTAGAAATTCCTGTCTAAATCCAGAAAATCCAAAAACAAGAGGTACAGCTCAAAATGATGATATTTATTTTCAAACAAGAGAGTTGGCAAATAAATATTATGAAGCTATTCCCGACATTGTTAATGAATATATGCAAGAAATTTCAAAAATTACAGGAAGAGAATACAAGCCTTTTGTATATTATGGGGATAAAAACGCAACACGCATTGTAGTAGCAATGGGTTCAGTGACTGAAGCTTTAAAAGAAGTTGTAGATCATCTAAATGGTAAAGGCGAAAAAGTAGGGGTTTTAAAAGTTCATTTATATAGACCATTTAGTTTAAAATATTTATTTGATGTAATGCCTCAAAGTGTTGAAAAAATTGCTGTTTTAGATAGAACTAAAGAGCCAGGAAGTTTAGGGGAGCCACTTTATTTGGATTTAAAAAGTGCATATTATGGAAAAGAAAAAGCACCTTTAATCGTTGGTGGTAGATATGGACTTTCTTCAAAAGATGTTGATCCTGCTCAACTTCTAGCGGTTTTTGAAAATCTAAATCAAGCAAACCCAAAAGATAGTTTTACCATAGGAATTAATGATGATGTGACTTTTACTTCATTGCCTGTGGGAGAAAAAATTTCTTTAGGTGATGAAAGTACTATAGAGTGTTTATTCTATGGACTTGGTGCTGATGGTACTGTAGGTGCAAATAAAAATTCTATTAAAATCATAGGGGATAAAACAGACTTTTATGCGCAAGCTTATTTTGCTTATGATTCTAAAAAATCAGGTGGTTATACAAGAAGCCATTTAAGATTTTCTAAAAAACCTATTACCTCAACTTATTTAGTTTCTACACCGCATTTTGTAGCGTGTTCAGTGGCTGCGTATTTAGAAATTTATGATGTTTTAGCAGGCATTAGAAAAGGCGGAACTTTCCTTTTAAATAGTATTTGGAGTGCACAAGAAACTATTAAGAAGATTCCAAATGCAGTAAAAAGAGTTTTAGCGCAAAAAGAAATTAATTTTTATATTATCAATGCTACAAAACTTGCTAGAGAAATAGGACTAGGTAGTAGAACAAATACAATCATGCAATCGGCTTTTTTCAAGCTTGCTAACATTATTCCTTTTGAAGATGCACAAAAATATATGAAAGAATTAGCTTATAAATCATATAGCAAAAAAGGTGATGCTATAGTTGAGATGAATTACAAAGCTATTGATGTGGGTGCAGATGGACTTGTAAAGGTTGATATTGATCCTTCTTGGGCAAATTTAGCTGATGAAGTTAAAGAAGAAACTATAGCCTATAAAGGCACTGAATTTGTTGAAAAAATCGCAAAACCTATGAATGCAGCTAAGGGAGATGATTTGCCAGTTTCAGCATTTTTGGGTTATGAAGATGGTGGTTTTGAACATGGTACTACTGAGTACGAAAAAAGAGGTGTTGGTGTTATGGTGCCAAGATGGATAGAAGCTAATTGTATTCAGTGTAATCAATGTGCTTCAGTATGTCCGCATGCGGTTATTAGACCATTTTTAATAGATGAAAAAGAATTAGAAAATGCTCCAGCAGGTGTAAAAGAACATAGCTTAAATGCAAAAGGTGTAAAAGAGCAAAAATTAAATTTCAAAATTCAAGTTTCACCACTTGATTGTACAGGTTGTGAGCTTTGTGTGCATGAGTGTCCAACTAAAGAAAAATCTTTAGTAATGGTTCCACTAGGTGAAGAGCTTGATCATGGTGAGCAAGAAAATGCAGATTATTTATTCAAAAAAGTAAGCTATAAAGATAATATCTTAAATAGAGAAAATGCAAAAGGTATTCAATTTGCTCAACCTTTATTTGAATTCCATGGGGCATGCCCAGGGTGTGGGGAAACTCCTTATATCACTTTAATCACTAGATTGTTTGGTGAAAGAATGATTATTGCTAATGCAACAGGTTGTAGTTCTATTTATGGTGGTTCAGCTCCTTCAACTCCATATAGAAAAAGTAATAAAAATGGTCATGGACCAGCTTGGGGTAATTCTTTATTTGAAGATAATGCTGAATTTGGTCTTGGTATGAAAATAGCAACTGAAACAACAAGACATAAAATTGAGCAAATCATGAATGAAAGTATGCAAGAAGTTCCTAATGCGCTTTCTGCATTGTATAAAGAATGGATTGCAAATAAAGAAGATTCTAAAGTTTCTTTAGAGCTAAGAGATAAGTTGGTGCCATTGCTAGAAGAAAATAAACAGATTAAAACTGTAAATGATATTTTAGAACTTAAAAGCTATTTAAGTAAAAAATCACATTGGATTTTTGGTGGTGATGGTTGGGCTTATGATATAGGTTATGGTGGGCTTGATCATGTTTTAGCAAGTGGTGAAAATGTAAATATTTTGGTGCTTGATACTGAAGTTTATTCAAATACCGGAGGTCAAAGTTCAAAATCTTCAAGAACAGGTTCGGTGGCTCAATTTGCTGCAGCAGGTAAGCCGGTACAGAAAAAAGATCTAGGTCAAATTGCTATGACTTATGGTTATATTTTTGTAGCTCAAGTAAATTCTAATGCAAATTATGCGCAATTGTTAAAAGCAATAATAGCAGCAGAAGCTTATGATGGGCCTTCTTTGATTATTGCTTATTCTCCTTGTATAGCTCATGGTATTAAAGGCGGACTTGGAAATTCGGGAAATCAAGCAGAACTTGCCACAAAATGTGGGTATTGGCCAACTTATATTTATGATCCACGTTTAGAAGCAGAAGGTAAAAATCCTTTAACAATTTCTTCTAAAGAGCCTGATTGGGATTTATATGAAGGCTTTTTAATGAATGAAGTGCGTTATAATTCTTTGAAAAAATCAAATCCTGAGCAAGCAAAAGAATTATTTGAAAAAAACAAAGCAGAAGCACAACGCCGTTATAGACAACTTAAACGTCTAGCAAGTGCTGATTTTAGTAATGAAAATTAA
- a CDS encoding HAD family hydrolase: MLKKTILFDLDGTLIDSTSAILDGFDAAFKAFSEPLRDHEAIKALIGFPLDVAFEELGVPKEKTSEYINAYRSVYQKIYIEQTSLLSLAEESVYEASLFADLAVVTTKSSKFSKPLLDHLGIGKYFKVIIGRDDVTYPKPNAEPILLALEKLSKSKENAFMIGDTHLDIQAACNAGIKPIAVSSGYESKESLAKFKIPLFKNTYEAIEHIKNIR; this comes from the coding sequence TTGCTAAAAAAGACTATTTTATTTGATTTAGATGGTACTTTGATAGACTCTACAAGTGCCATTTTAGATGGATTTGATGCTGCTTTTAAAGCTTTTAGTGAGCCTTTAAGAGATCATGAGGCCATTAAAGCTTTAATAGGCTTTCCTTTAGATGTAGCTTTTGAAGAACTTGGAGTGCCAAAAGAAAAAACAAGTGAGTATATTAATGCTTACAGAAGCGTATATCAAAAAATTTATATAGAGCAAACTTCTTTGCTTTCTTTGGCAGAAGAAAGTGTATATGAAGCTAGTTTATTTGCTGATTTAGCCGTTGTAACGACTAAGAGTTCTAAATTTTCCAAACCTTTGCTAGATCATTTAGGGATAGGAAAATACTTTAAAGTTATTATAGGTAGAGATGATGTAACTTACCCAAAACCAAATGCTGAGCCTATTTTATTAGCTTTAGAAAAATTATCTAAAAGCAAAGAAAATGCATTTATGATTGGAGATACTCATTTAGATATCCAAGCAGCTTGCAATGCGGGCATTAAACCCATAGCAGTGAGTAGTGGTTATGAAAGCAAGGAAAGTTTAGCTAAATTTAAAATTCCACTTTTTAAAAATACTTATGAGGCAATAGAGCACATAAAAAATATCCGATAA
- a CDS encoding type II secretion system F family protein, with protein sequence MKKFIIFYTLNKGQKQCIIKAKNLYEARNFAQKSFENIIGVEEYFGATKHKIKEEELIFILKDLSMVLKAGLSLQEAILEFARSNHDAYVAKIFSVIYNKLKNGSSYNEAFRGVLNSRECAVLKICDGKEDLYKAFEIIINLKEKNLHNFKQFKKSITYPLFVFTCIILAFFILMILVLPEFKTLFLQLELDLPKITQILFVLGDFFKHFYVFILLGMGIFIMLAYSFRKSLFFHKILFYSPIFGKIIFYQDKFCFFLIFSYLLKAGVDIKRAFELACEGIENQFFKNKMFIIKTSFESGLDLDQAFFKIKLFESFAIRMLNLALKSSKLDESTYELALFYEHKKENYTQRLLSVLEPLMTIFVASLILVLALGVFLPMWQISQGI encoded by the coding sequence TTGAAAAAATTTATTATTTTTTATACTTTAAACAAAGGGCAAAAGCAATGCATAATTAAAGCCAAAAATCTATATGAAGCCAGAAATTTTGCACAAAAATCATTTGAAAATATAATTGGCGTTGAAGAATACTTTGGAGCAACAAAACATAAAATTAAAGAAGAAGAGCTTATTTTTATCCTTAAAGATTTAAGTATGGTTTTAAAAGCAGGATTAAGTTTACAAGAGGCTATTTTAGAATTTGCAAGATCAAATCATGATGCGTACGTAGCTAAAATATTTAGTGTGATTTATAATAAACTCAAAAATGGAAGCTCTTATAATGAAGCTTTTAGAGGTGTTTTAAATTCTAGAGAATGTGCTGTTTTAAAAATTTGTGACGGTAAGGAGGATTTATATAAGGCTTTCGAGATTATCATTAATCTAAAAGAGAAAAACCTTCATAATTTTAAGCAGTTTAAAAAATCTATAACTTATCCACTTTTTGTTTTTACATGTATTATTTTAGCTTTTTTTATACTAATGATTTTGGTTTTGCCTGAGTTTAAAACTTTATTTTTGCAACTTGAATTAGATTTACCAAAAATCACTCAAATTCTTTTTGTTTTAGGAGATTTTTTTAAACATTTTTATGTATTTATTTTATTAGGTATGGGAATTTTTATAATGCTTGCTTACTCTTTTAGAAAGTCTTTGTTTTTTCATAAAATTCTTTTTTATTCTCCTATTTTTGGAAAGATAATATTTTATCAAGATAAATTTTGTTTTTTCTTAATTTTTTCATATTTATTGAAAGCAGGGGTGGATATAAAAAGAGCTTTTGAGCTTGCTTGTGAAGGTATAGAAAATCAATTTTTTAAAAACAAAATGTTTATTATAAAGACCTCATTTGAATCAGGACTTGATTTAGATCAAGCTTTTTTCAAAATAAAGCTTTTTGAATCTTTTGCGATAAGAATGTTAAATTTAGCTTTAAAAAGTTCTAAATTAGATGAAAGTACTTATGAACTTGCTTTATTTTATGAACATAAAAAAGAAAATTACACTCAAAGACTTTTAAGTGTTTTAGAGCCTTTGATGACAATTTTTGTGGCGAGTTTGATTTTAGTTTTAGCCTTGGGTGTATTTTTACCTATGTGGCAAATTAGTCAAGGAATTTAA
- a CDS encoding TSUP family transporter: MELELTYYVILFFVAAFAGCVDAIVGGGGLITIPALFACGIPPHLALATNKLQSTFGSLTAVLSYRKHMNIEKIALGILFTAIGAVIGTYAVLLINQNAVKIIVLICLALVFLYTIFKPNLGNVHNEAKMSTTSFQITFGLLLGFYDGFLGPGTGSFWIFACVIFLGFSMKNASINTKILNFTSNVVALGVFLYSYEVLWKVGILMGIGQVLGAFAGSKLVLKTQGTFIKKLFLTMVALTIAKVAYDYLA; the protein is encoded by the coding sequence ATGGAGCTTGAATTAACTTATTATGTGATTTTATTTTTTGTTGCTGCTTTTGCAGGCTGTGTTGATGCGATTGTAGGTGGCGGTGGACTTATTACTATACCTGCTTTATTTGCTTGTGGGATCCCTCCTCATTTAGCCTTAGCTACCAATAAACTTCAAAGCACTTTTGGCTCACTTACTGCAGTTTTATCTTATAGAAAACATATGAATATAGAAAAAATTGCTTTAGGTATTTTATTTACCGCAATTGGAGCTGTTATTGGTACTTATGCAGTTTTACTAATAAATCAAAACGCTGTTAAAATCATTGTGCTAATATGCCTAGCTTTAGTTTTTCTTTATACTATTTTTAAGCCTAATTTAGGAAATGTTCATAATGAAGCGAAAATGAGTACTACAAGCTTTCAAATCACTTTTGGTTTATTGCTTGGCTTTTATGATGGCTTTTTAGGGCCTGGAACTGGATCTTTTTGGATTTTTGCTTGTGTAATATTTCTTGGTTTTAGTATGAAAAATGCAAGCATTAATACTAAAATCTTAAATTTCACTAGCAATGTAGTAGCTTTAGGGGTGTTTTTATACTCTTATGAAGTACTTTGGAAAGTTGGTATTTTAATGGGTATAGGCCAAGTTTTAGGAGCCTTTGCAGGCTCAAAACTAGTCTTAAAAACACAAGGAACTTTTATCAAAAAACTTTTTTTAACCATGGTTGCTTTAACTATAGCTAAGGTTGCTTATGATTATCTTGCTTAA
- the mshL gene encoding pilus (MSHA type) biogenesis protein MshL, producing the protein MKKIIFLFISILTFTNVFALQCHQRFFDISVENKTSLIEILNELGRECGFSIIIKDSLAREKLNHTQNYLHIRKMSLREIFKLLLMENNLAYEYEKNILKIYGRQVKTFKVHYISSIREGQSITKASVDSRPKQGDYDSAKEADNLVISTDKFDFWEKISEEIQALLDENTTKPIINTNAGIITLNATLYELARVEKYLKDLNKRLKKQVLIDVSIVAVHLNKSHSSGINWQELAFKLNGDDNDFIINKGGIKNINLKANVETKAILNLLQENGKTTVLSNPKLMALNNQQAIISIGDTINYQVKESSKGTENGTTISETYNNYSIFVGILLNILPEISDDHKIMLRINPSLSDFKYSVDNHRQNKPRNIAPDTIQKKLSTVVEVDDGQTLILGGLISKNTISNHNEVSALSKIPLFGALFQGKQNLEDISEIVFIIKPSLIRADKKVLSLKELGFEHEDDMF; encoded by the coding sequence ATGAAAAAAATAATATTTTTATTTATTAGTATTTTAACTTTTACAAATGTTTTTGCATTACAGTGTCATCAACGCTTTTTTGATATAAGTGTAGAAAATAAAACTTCTTTGATTGAAATTTTAAATGAACTTGGTAGAGAATGTGGTTTTAGCATTATAATAAAAGATTCATTAGCTAGAGAAAAGTTAAATCATACTCAAAACTATCTGCACATAAGAAAAATGTCTTTAAGAGAAATTTTTAAACTTTTATTGATGGAAAATAATCTTGCTTATGAGTATGAAAAAAATATTTTAAAAATTTATGGAAGACAAGTTAAAACTTTTAAAGTTCATTATATAAGTTCTATTAGAGAAGGGCAAAGTATTACTAAAGCTTCAGTGGATTCAAGACCTAAACAGGGTGATTATGATAGTGCTAAAGAAGCAGATAATTTAGTCATTAGTACAGATAAATTTGATTTTTGGGAAAAAATTTCAGAAGAAATACAAGCTTTATTAGATGAAAATACAACTAAACCTATTATTAATACTAATGCAGGAATTATCACTTTAAATGCTACTTTGTATGAGCTTGCAAGAGTTGAAAAATATTTAAAAGATCTAAATAAAAGACTTAAAAAACAAGTTTTAATTGATGTAAGTATAGTTGCAGTACATTTAAATAAAAGTCATTCAAGTGGGATTAACTGGCAAGAGCTTGCTTTTAAACTTAATGGAGATGATAATGATTTTATAATCAATAAAGGCGGTATTAAAAATATTAATCTTAAAGCTAATGTTGAAACTAAGGCTATTTTAAATTTATTACAAGAAAATGGCAAAACTACTGTACTTTCTAACCCAAAACTTATGGCACTTAATAATCAGCAAGCTATTATTTCCATAGGCGATACGATTAATTATCAAGTAAAAGAAAGCTCTAAAGGTACTGAAAATGGTACAACTATTAGTGAAACTTATAATAATTATTCTATTTTTGTAGGAATTTTACTAAATATTTTGCCAGAAATTTCAGATGATCATAAAATCATGCTTAGGATTAATCCTAGTTTGAGTGATTTTAAATATAGTGTTGATAATCATAGACAAAATAAACCAAGAAATATAGCACCAGATACTATACAAAAAAAGCTTTCTACTGTAGTTGAAGTTGATGATGGACAAACTTTAATTTTGGGTGGATTGATTAGTAAAAATACGATTAGTAACCATAATGAAGTAAGTGCTTTATCTAAAATACCACTTTTTGGCGCTTTGTTTCAAGGAAAGCAAAATTTGGAAGATATTAGTGAAATAGTTTTTATCATCAAGCCAAGTTTAATAAGAGCTGATAAAAAAGTATTAAGTTTGAAAGAATTAGGTTTTGAACATGAAGATGATATGTTTTAA
- a CDS encoding GspE/PulE family protein → MNDAKVIKELSLQELALEYKLEILDLNQTLKIEKYLHVLPFSLIEQYNIFCFYEDDENIHIASLKPLDESILEKIQNLYRLKVIKIFLCDVTQFKFLLEKIKFLICFQNYLDKLELNLKSDENKDEFLLEQFLNLILTYACFLRASDIHLEPLENEVLIRFRIDGELKYIHSLDMDSYQALLIHIKIIALLNVAEQRQAQDGSFSKIILEQKYDFRISIMPLLFGQSVVLRILKQDEHVLKLDRLFIKEENLICLKKYMNAPYGLILFCGPTGSGKSTFMHAILNEFDQNKKIITLEDPIEYKLKHAQQILLNSKTGFDFHKALRAVLRQDPDVIMVGEIRDEESLDIVLKASLSGHLVLSTLHTNGAIEAIFRMKHMGAKEYLIAYALNLIIAQRLVRKLCECKEASDEKFHFQNQVFEGKFYKAKGCAKCMYSGYKGRLMVAEFLFLDRNLKSMIENNANYENILTYALKKGFLTLGVDALEKVKLGLTSVDELRKIGF, encoded by the coding sequence TTGAATGATGCAAAAGTAATAAAAGAACTTTCTTTGCAAGAATTAGCTTTGGAGTACAAATTAGAAATTTTAGACTTAAATCAAACTCTTAAAATAGAAAAATATCTCCATGTTTTACCTTTTTCTTTAATAGAACAATATAATATTTTTTGTTTTTATGAAGATGATGAAAATATTCATATAGCTTCTTTAAAACCTTTAGATGAGAGTATTTTAGAAAAAATACAAAATTTATACCGCTTAAAGGTTATTAAAATTTTTCTTTGCGATGTTACACAATTTAAATTCTTACTAGAAAAGATTAAATTTTTAATTTGTTTTCAAAACTATCTTGATAAATTAGAGCTTAATTTAAAAAGTGATGAAAATAAAGATGAGTTTTTATTAGAGCAGTTTTTGAATTTAATTTTAACTTATGCTTGTTTTTTAAGAGCAAGTGATATTCACTTGGAGCCTTTGGAAAATGAAGTTTTGATAAGATTTAGAATAGATGGAGAATTAAAATATATCCATAGTCTTGATATGGATTCTTATCAGGCTTTATTAATACATATAAAAATCATTGCCTTGCTTAATGTGGCCGAACAAAGACAAGCTCAAGATGGGAGTTTTTCTAAAATAATCTTAGAGCAAAAGTATGACTTTAGAATTTCAATTATGCCTTTGTTATTTGGGCAAAGTGTGGTGCTTAGGATTTTAAAACAAGATGAGCATGTTTTAAAACTTGATAGACTTTTTATTAAAGAAGAAAATTTAATCTGTTTAAAAAAATACATGAACGCACCTTATGGTTTGATTTTATTTTGTGGGCCAACAGGGAGTGGTAAAAGCACTTTTATGCATGCCATTTTAAACGAGTTTGATCAAAATAAAAAAATCATTACTCTAGAAGATCCTATAGAATATAAACTTAAACATGCTCAGCAAATTTTGTTAAATTCTAAAACCGGTTTTGATTTTCATAAAGCTTTAAGAGCAGTTTTGAGGCAAGATCCTGATGTGATTATGGTGGGTGAAATCAGAGATGAGGAGAGTTTGGATATAGTTTTAAAAGCTTCTTTAAGTGGACATTTAGTTTTAAGTACCCTGCATACTAATGGTGCTATAGAAGCTATTTTTAGAATGAAACATATGGGTGCAAAAGAATATTTAATAGCTTATGCGCTTAATTTGATCATAGCCCAACGTTTGGTGAGAAAATTATGTGAATGTAAAGAAGCTAGTGATGAAAAATTTCATTTTCAAAATCAAGTTTTTGAAGGAAAATTTTATAAAGCAAAGGGTTGTGCTAAGTGTATGTATAGTGGATATAAAGGGCGTTTAATGGTGGCTGAGTTTTTATTTTTGGATCGTAATTTAAAAAGTATGATAGAAAATAATGCAAATTATGAAAATATTTTAACATATGCTTTAAAAAAAGGCTTTTTGACTTTAGGTGTGGATGCTTTGGAAAAAGTTAAGCTTGGTTTAACAAGTGTAGATGAGCTAAGAAAGATTGGTTTTTGA
- a CDS encoding TIGR02757 family protein: MQIKALLDEAILSKNTQKELFFHPDPLQIASVYKDETIALLCALFAYGNAKNIVNFLKKLDFSLLERNDEIIKKECKYLKYRFQNSQDIAQIFITLKRLKNEDSIENIFTKTYQKEQNITHAIKDFIETIYKLNPYKSYGYEFFFSKEFKTPKGPLKRYNMYLRWMVRKDELDLGLFKNIDKKDLLIPLDTHTHKVSLKLKLLKRKIYDFKSVLELTQSLKKFDPQDPIKYDFALYRIGQNKESLWSLN, from the coding sequence ATGCAAATTAAAGCTCTTTTAGATGAGGCTATTTTAAGTAAAAATACTCAAAAAGAGCTTTTCTTTCATCCTGATCCTTTACAAATTGCAAGTGTTTATAAAGATGAAACCATAGCTTTACTTTGCGCTTTATTTGCCTATGGAAATGCTAAAAATATTGTAAATTTTTTAAAAAAACTTGATTTTTCCTTGCTTGAAAGAAACGATGAAATTATTAAAAAAGAATGTAAATATCTAAAATACCGCTTTCAAAACTCTCAAGATATAGCTCAAATTTTTATCACACTCAAACGCTTAAAAAATGAAGATAGTATAGAAAATATTTTCACCAAAACTTATCAAAAAGAGCAAAACATCACACATGCAATAAAAGATTTTATAGAAACAATTTATAAGCTTAATCCTTATAAAAGCTATGGTTATGAATTTTTCTTTTCAAAAGAATTTAAAACTCCAAAAGGTCCTTTAAAAAGGTACAATATGTATCTTAGGTGGATGGTAAGAAAAGATGAGCTTGATTTGGGCTTGTTTAAAAATATCGATAAAAAAGATTTACTCATACCATTAGATACTCATACTCATAAAGTTTCATTAAAACTTAAGCTTTTAAAGCGTAAGATTTATGATTTTAAAAGTGTTTTAGAGCTTACTCAAAGTCTTAAAAAATTTGATCCACAAGATCCTATAAAATATGATTTTGCTCTATATAGAATCGGACAAAACAAGGAAAGCTTATGGAGCTTGAATTAA
- a CDS encoding transformation system, membrane protein CtsX yields MKMICFNFLICLSFLNAMNIQNESFEQNVFYEKFINYPSYENALNLAKFFYQIKDYQKAVFWAIEANEFELLEKEAWLVFINAKLKLGKYEDALRAKEEYEKLLGNYFE; encoded by the coding sequence ATGAAGATGATATGTTTTAATTTTTTAATTTGTTTGTCTTTTTTAAATGCAATGAACATTCAAAATGAAAGTTTTGAGCAAAATGTATTCTATGAAAAATTTATTAATTATCCAAGTTATGAAAATGCTTTAAATTTGGCTAAATTTTTTTATCAAATAAAAGATTATCAAAAGGCTGTTTTTTGGGCTATTGAGGCAAATGAATTTGAGTTGTTGGAAAAAGAGGCATGGCTAGTTTTTATCAATGCTAAATTAAAACTTGGAAAGTATGAAGATGCTTTAAGGGCTAAAGAAGAGTATGAGAAACTTTTAGGAAATTATTTTGAATGA